The genomic stretch GTCTCGGTGTGGATGTCGATTATCTGTTTTTGCAGGTGTTTGTTGATCAGCCTTTGGTCGCCGATAAACAGAACTGCGGCAACATTCTCGCCGGTGTCGGTCCCTTTGCGATTGAGCATGGGTTGGTTGATGCCGATGAATTGGTGACCGAAGTCACTGTGTTTATGGAAAACACCGGTCAAATCGCAATTTGTCGTGTGCCGACACCACAAGGTCAGGTAACTTACCGTGGGGTGTCCTGTATAGATGGTGTGCCAGGTACGGCCAGCGCGATTGAAATTGAGTTTCAGGACACGGCAGGTTCCAGCAGCGGGGCCTTGCTGCCAACCGGGAACGAGGTGGATGAAATCAACGGGCTTCATGTCACTTTGATTGATAACGGCATGCCGGTGGTGGTGATTGCAGCAGACGAACTTGGATTGTCAGGCTCAGAAAGCCCGCAAGATCTGGAAAACAATCAGGAACTGCGGCTGCAACTCGAGCAACTGCGTCTGAAAGCCGGACCGATGATGAATTTGGGAGATGTCACTGAACTCTCGGTGCCGAAATTGAGTATTGTCAGCGCACCACAACAGGGCACGATCAATACCCGCACTTTCATTCCTCATCGCTGCCATGATGCCATTGGTGTGCTGGGGGCGGTGAGTGTGGCGACAGCCTGTCTGTTGCCACACTCACCGGCTAGCCAGGTGGCCCGATTGGAGAAAGCGCAGCGTATGACCCTCAGCGTTGAGCACCCAACCGGTGAATTAAGTGTTGTGGTCAGTTTAGACCAACAGGATAACGTAAAAAGCGCTGCGATTTTGCGTACGGCACGCAAGCTGTTCGACGGCGTAGTATTTGGTCGCTAAGACGACCGAAACGTGAAACATAACTAGAAGATTACAATAACAAGGACGATAAGATGGATAAAGATTACTTACCTTTTCATCCCGACCCGAGCAAGCCTACTTACGTCGCACCCGCTGGTGCGGTGGATGCCCACTGCCACGTTTTTGGTCCGGCAGAGCAGTTTCCTTACTCGCCCAAGCGTAAATATACCCCGTGTGATGCGTCGAAACATCAGCTGTTCGCACTGCGTGACCACCTCGGCTTTGCCCGTAATGTGATAGTGCAGGCGTCGTGTCATGGCACGGATAACGCAGCGTTGCTGGATGCCCTGCAAACCGCGGGTGACTTAGCACGTGGCGTGGCGGTAGTCTCACCGGACATTAGCGAGCAAGAGCTGCAGCAGATGCACGATCTGGGCGTGCGAGGTGTGCGTTTTAACTTCGTAAAACGTCTGGTCGATGCGACACCAAAAGAAGTGTTCCTCAATATCGCGCACAAGATTCGTCCTTTGGGCTGGCATATTGTGGTCTATTTCGAAGCGCAGGATTTTGACGATATCGCCCCGTTCCTGCTCGAACTCGATACCCAGATCGTTATCGATCATATGGGCCGTCCCGACGTTGCTCTCGGCGTCGACCATCCTGACTTCCAAAAATTTGCCCAGTTACTGGCTGATAATCCACAAATCTGGACCAAGGTCAGCTGTCCGGAGCGCCTGACTCAGACTGCACCGGATTACAGCGACGTGGTGCCGTTTGCCAAACATCTGGTGGAACGTTTTCCTAATCAGGTGCTATGGGGCACTGACTGGCCGCATCCGAATATGAAATCGCATGTGCCTGATGACGGTCACCTGGTTGATGTGATTCCCCTTATCGCGCCGACAGCGGAGTTGCAACAGACACTGTTGGTCGATAATCCGATGAAACTGTACTGGCAATAAAGGAGAAGCAAGGATGGCTTACGCAAAAAATGAAGTGCCTATTTTGGGTACCACGTTTTTCGACGGCAACATGGCACGCAAAGGTTATGGCCTGAACAAAATGTGTTTCTCCCTCAACGATTCCTCAGCGCGCGACGCGTTTTTTGCTGATGAGATGGCTTATTGCGATCGTTTTAACCTGAGCGAAGAGCAGAAGCAGGCGGTACGCGATCGCGATGTGCTGCGCATGATTGAGCTGGGCGGCAACATCTATTATCTGGCGAAATTTGCCGGCGCACTGGGGATGAACATGCAGGATATCGGTGCATTGCAAACCGGCATGTCACTGGAAGCGTTTAAACAGAAACTGGTCGATGCAGGGAGATAAGCAGATGGCACAAATTTTAGGCGGCATTACCACGTCACACATTCCGGCGATTGGTAAAGCGATTGATCAGGGTCTGGAGCAGACCCCGTACTGGAAACCATTCTTTGATGCTTACCCACCGGTGCGTGAATGGCTGAGCGAAAAGCAACCGGATGTGGCGATTATTTTCTACAACGACCATGGCCTGGAATTTTTTATTGACCGTAAACCGACGTTTGCGATTGGTGTGGCAGAAGAGTACCACAATGCCGATGAAGGCTGGGGTATAAAACCGATTCCGACCATTCAGGGCGAATCTGAGCTGGCGTGGCACATTTGTAATGAGCTGGTAGACAACGAATTTGACATCACGATTTGCCAGGAAATGAAAGTCGACCACGGCCTGACCATTCCGATGCAGCTGATGTGGCCGGGCTTTAAATACGATCATATCAAAGTGATCCCGGTGTGTATCAATATCGAACAGCATCCGATGCCATCACCAAAACGTTGTTATGACCTGGGCAAAGCGATCGGTGATGCAGTACGAAGTTTTGATCAGGATCTCAAGGTGGTTGTGCTGGGCACCGGTGGTCTGTCCCATCAGCTGGATGGCGAACGCGCCGGATTCATCAATAAAGAGTTTGATCTCTACTGTATGGATAAAATTGTCAGCGAACCGCAAGCGTTAACCAAACTGTCTGTGCGCGATTTGGTTGAACAGGCTGGCTCTCAGGGACCGGAACTCAGTATGTGGCTCGGCATGCGCGGTGTACTGAATCCGCAACTGACGGTGCTGCACAGTAACTACCACGTGCCGATCTCTAATACCGGTGCCGGATTACTCCTACTTGAATAATTTCCCCTACGACGTGAAATAACATAATAACAGGACCAGAACATGAAACAGACTTACCTCAAACGCCTGGCTGTGGGCATGATGATGATGAGTTCATCGCTGGCGATGGCGGCCGATTATCCGAGTAAAAACATCCAGGGCATCATTCAGTGGGGTGCGGGCGGTGCCACTGACAGCATCATGCGTTCCGTCACACCGGGGGCGGAAAAGCAACTGGGTACCGATATCATCCTCACCAACCGCAGCGGCGGTGCGGGTGCGATTGCGACCAAATACGTTAATGCCCGCGGTGCTGACGGTTACACTCTGCTGATGGGGGCGGAGCCGACCCAGATGGCTAAGGTTATGGGGCTGGGCAAACTCGATTACAGCGACATGGTGCCAATTTCGGTGCTGGCGCAGGGGATTTCAATCATCGTGGCGCGCAATGACGCCCCATACGATAACCTGCACGAGTTTATCGAATATGCGAAAGCCCATCCGAAAGAGATCAAACTGGGTTCAACCGGACCGGGGGGGTTACCTTCAGTTTTGCTGGCGATTCTGAAAAGCGCTGAACCGTTTGAAGTGACTGAGATCCCGTATAACGGTGACGGTCCGGGTATGACCGCCATTCTGGGTAACGCGATTGATGTGATGCCGACCGCATACGGCCCGGCCAAAGAGTATCTTCGCGCCGGTCAGATGAAAGTGATTGGTCTGATGGACAAAGAGCCGAATGCACACTTCCCGGATGTTAAACCGGTAACGGATTACTATCCGCAACTGGCCTCACAGCTGCCGTATAACTCCTTCTTTGGTATTTTCGTCAAAAAAGGTACACCGGATGATGTGGTGAGCAAATTGTCCGCGGCATTTAACCATTCCGCCAGCAGCGATGAGTTCAAAAACCTGATGGAGCAGCGCGGTTTTAACTATCTTGGTCTGTCTGGCAAGGAAGCGGGTGACTATGTCGAGCGTTTTCGCTCGGTAGCATCCTGGATTGCTTACGATTCCGGCATTGCCAAATTCTCTCCGGAAAAATTTAACATCAAAAAAGTCAGTCAATAATGAGGTAGCGAATACAGGCATGCGCGGCGTGCCTGTATTCGTGCACCCATAATAATATGTGAGTGAGGAGATTGACCATGGAGGTTAAATCCAGAAAACCGGGAGAATTGGTATTCAGTGTACTGATGGTATTGCTGAGTGCCGGCTTGTTGTATCAGGCATTTTTCATTTCCGACTCCCATGCGTTGAGTTCACCTGGCGCGTTTCCGATGAGTGCAGCGGCGATCATGCTGGTGTTCTCATTGATTACCGTGAAGGACACACTGAAAAAAGCACCGGTGAAATCGGCGCTGCGCGCTTTTCTGCAGCAGATTGTGCCGACCAATGTGGTGATCATGCTGGTACTGATTGGCCTGTTTGCTTTTTGTCTGGAAAGCATCGGCTTTGTGATTACCACGTTTGTTTTTCTGACCGTTACCCTGCTGCTGTTGCATCAGCGTAACCTGGTTAAAGCGGTCACCATTGCGCTGCTGGCACTGGTGGTGATTTATATTATTTTCCGTCTGGTGTTTTTGGTTATCCTGCCAGAAGGGGTGATTCCAGAAGGTGATGTGCTGTCTTATCTCTCTTCATTATTTAGCGGAGGCGCCTGAGATGTTGGAATCTATCAACTATTTTCTGATGTCATGGACATCAATGAACCTGTTTTTACTGACCGCTCTGGGGACCTTTCTCGGGATCTACATCGGCGCGATTCCCGGTTTGTCAGTCACTATGGCTGTATCGATCCTGATTTCGTTTACTTTCCCCTGGGATCTGAATAACGCTTTGTGTCTGATGGTCGGTGTTTACATGGGCGGCGTATATGGCGGCTCACGAACCGCCATTCTGTTGAATATTCCGGGCTCGCCATCGGCGATTGCCACCGCAATCGATGGTTATCCGCTGGCTGAAAAAGGCGAAGCCGGGCGTGCAATCGGCCTGACCACGATCATGTCGGTTGTGGGTGGCTTTGTCGGGATTCTGGTCCTGTCGTTTGCCGCGCCGGTCGTGAGTACATTTGCGATTCAGTTCCAGCCACGTGACTATCTGATGATAGGTATGCTTGGCATCATGCTGATTAGCTCATTATCCGAAGGCAGTTTTGCCAAAGGGATGTTTACCGGCGCGATCGGTATCCTGATCGGTACGGTCGGCCTCGATCCGCTAACAGCGGAAGAGCGTTTTACTTTTGGGGTGGTCGAACTGTGGGATGGTATCAACCCGATTGCCGTCATGATCGGTATGTTTGGTCTGTCTGAAGTGCTCAGTCAGTTGCACAATATCGACAAAGCAGTCATTAAACAGAAGCTGACTAAAATCATTCCGGGTTGGATGGATGTACGCCGTTACCTGCCACTGAGTATTAAATCTTCCTTGATGGGCGTTGTGGTTGGCGCGCTGCCGGGCACCGGCGGTGATATCGCGTCTTTGATGGCTTACGACTATGCCAAACGCAGCACGAAAAATCCGGAAGTGCCGTTCGGCCAGGGCGCAAAAGAGGGCCTGGTGGCACCGGAAGCGGCCAATAATGCGGCGGTAGGCGGTGCCTACATTCCGATGTTGACGCTGGGTATTCCCGGCGATGCGGTTACCGCGGTGTTTATCGGTGCGCTGTTCATCCACGGCCTTAATCCGGGCCCGCTGCTGCTGGCCGAAAATCCGAGCATTTTCTGGTTTACCGTCGGCAGCCTGACGTTGGCCAACCTGTGCGTACTGGTGTTTGGTCTGACCGGAATCAAGGTGTTCAGTAAAATGGTCAGCTGTCCGAAAGGGATCCTGATGCCACTTATTGTCGTGCTGTCAGTGGTGGGTGCTTACGCGATCAATAACTCGATCACCGATGTGTGGTGGATGATGGCGTTTGGTGTGCTGGGCTATTTTATGCGCCAATACAACTACCCGATAGCACCGGTTATTTTGGGTGTGATCCTGAGCGATCTGATGGATCAGAACTGGCGTCGGGCGATGTTGTCCGAGCAGGACAATATTTTGTCCTTTATCCAGGGCATTTTTACCAGTCCGATCTCAACCGTGCTGGCGGTAGTGATCGCCCTGATCTATCTGTCACAGACCCCGGTCTGGAAAAAGATTAAGCACAACTGCGCGCAGCGCAAAACGTTCGCGAAACAATAACAAGAGATAACAGAGACAGACTTCAGCACAGCCTTGTCGGGCTGTGCTGCGGTGTGCTGCTGCCTGTTGTCCGCAAAATGAGAGGAAATCCCGATGAAACTTGGACTTATTGGTCAACATATTCAAAAAAGTAAATCTCCTCAACTTCATGAATTGCTGGGTAAAAAGCTCGATATTGCTACCAGCTACGATCTGTTTGACTGCAAACTCGATAACGAGCAGGCCTTGTACGAATTACTCAAGGATCTCAAACAGCGTGGCTATCGCGGTGTTAACGTCACCCACCCTTATAAAGTGTGGGCCTGGAACATCGTGGCGAATACATTTAACACCAGTGCCGGGCTGGGTGCCCTTAATACGCTGATCATTGACGGCGAAGAACTGAGTGGCACCAATACCGATTGCAGCGGTTTTGTGCGTGCCTATCAAAAAGAGTGTTCAGACCTCAAACCGGGCAAAGTGCTGATGAAAGGCGCTGGTGGTGTCGGGCGTGCGATCGCCTTTGGCCTGGGTATGCTCGAGGTGGAACACCTGTACATCTTTGATGAAAACACAGTCAGCCTGCAGGCGCTGGTCAGCGATTTGCAGCAGGCCGGTGTCGCGTGCAGCGCGCTTACCGCTGATGCAGTGACGGAATGTGCACTCAATTGTGATGGTCTGGTCAATGCTACACCGGTTGGTCACTACACCACGCCGGGCGCCTCGTTCAGTGCTGAGCAGGTGCAGGGCCAGCGCTGGGTTTTTGACGCAGTGTATACACCGGTCGCAACCGAATTTATTTGTCTGGCCCGCGCGGCAAATATGAGCGTCATCAGCGGCTTTGAGCTGTTTATCCACCAGGGAGTCGATGCCTACCAGTGGTTTTCCCAGCGCGCGGTCGACAGTCAGCTGCTCAGCGGCGAAATCAGTGTGGAGTAACTTTGCCGCGGTTAACGCGTGGTAAAGCACAAACAAGGACAAGAGTATGAAAACAGGTATTGCAACCGTCAGTATCTCCGGATCGCTGGTCGACAAACTGCATGCGGCAGCCAACGCCGGCTTTGACGGTGTGGAAATTTTTGAAAACGATTTAACCCAGTCCGATCTGTCACCGCGTCAGGTACGCCAGTTGGCAGAAAGTCTTGGTTTGGAAATTATTGCCTTACAGCCGTTTCGTAATTTTGAAGCGATGCCGGAGGCGATACGCAAACAGAACTTTTATCAAGCCCGCAAGAAGTTTGAACTGATGCATGAATTGGGTACGTCACGTCTGATGGTGTGCTCGAACGTGTCTCCGCATGTGATTGATGACCCGGCGCGCGCAGCGGCCGATTTGCATCAACTGGCAGAGCTGGCTGCGCAGGAAAACTTCCAGATCGGCTACGAAGCGCTGGCCTGGGGACGTTACGTGCATGACTACGATCAGGCGTGGGATATCGTTAAGCAGGCAGACCACGGCAATCTCGGTATCGTGCTTGATACCTTTCATATGTATGCGCGGAATAATACCCTCGATACCATGCGTAATGAGATCACGGCCGATAAAATCGCTCTGGTTCAACTAGCGGATGCCCCAAGCCTGCAGATGGATGTACTTAACTTCAGCCGCCATTTCCGCTGCTTTCCAGGGCAGGGCGATATGCCAATCATCGAATTTATGCAGTGCCTGAAAGAGAAGGGTTATCGTGACTATATCTCCCATGAGATCTTTAACGATGAGTTTCGTGCTTCGCTGGCGAGCGAAAAAGCGACCGACGGTATGCGTTCGCTGATTTGGCTTGGTGAACAGCTCAAAGAGCCGGAAGTGCCGGAGCCGACCATAGATTCACTGGCCTTTATCGAATTTGCCATTGAGGGTGAAGATGGCCAGAAGCTAGTCAATCTGTTGCAGCAGCTTGGTTTTGCCATCACCCATCGCCACCGTTCTAAAAAAGTGGATCTGATGCGTCAGGGTAAGATTAATCTGGTGCTGAATTATGAGCCACAAAGTCAGGCGCACCATTATTTTCTTTCCCACGGTGTGTCGGTATGCGCACTCGGTTTTGGCACCAGCAGCGTGGCACAAATGATTAAGCGCACTAAGCATTATGATTGTGCCCGCTTTAATAATCAGGCCGGCCCGGGTGAGTTGAACATTCCGGCGATTAAGGGCGTCGGTGATCAACTGATCTACTTTGTCGACAGCCAGTCGGTACCGGAATTCTATGATATCGACTTTGTTCCGGTCAGCGATCCCAACCATGCCCATGCGGGGGCCGGGCTGCGAGAGTTTGATCACGTCGGACAGACGGTGCTCGACACCGACATGTTGTCGGCCACCTTCTTCTTTAAAGCCCTGTTCGGCTTTGACATCGAACCAAGTCAGGATATGACGGATATTAATGGACTTGTGACCAGTCGTGTGGCCAAGAGTCCGGCCGGCAATATCCGCATGCCATTTAATACCTCGTCGGCGCGTAACTCTTCCGCGCAGCGTTTTGTCAATCAGGCACAGGGTGCGGGTGTGCAACAAATTGCCTTTAATTGTGACGATATTTTTGCGACAGTACAGCAAGTATCCCGTGATTGTATCCTGCCTATCCCGGCTAACTACTATCGTGATCTGGAAGCGCGCTTCCAGCTTGATACCGAGTTGCTGGCCCTGATGCAGGAGTACCACATTCTGTATGACCAGAATGAGGAAGGGCACTTCTTCCATTTCTATACCACAGAGCACTTTGGTGTGTTCTTTGAAGTGGTGCAGCGGGTCAATTATCAGGGGTACGGTGAACCGAACGCTCATATCCGCCTCGCTGCACAGGCTCGGCAGCAGCGCATTGGCAACTAAGCCGTGACATCTGCCAGCCGCCGATGAAGGAGAAAGGGTGATGCCGCTGGGTATCACCCTTTTTGTTGTTGAATTATAAGGAAGTTTATCTTGAACGTGTTATCCGTCGTGTTTCCCATCTTTCTGATTATTTTTCTTGGCTACCTGTGTGTGCGGCGCGGATTAATCTCCGCCGGCGCGGTGGCGGAAATGGGGCGTTATGTTATGTATCTGGCATTACCGGCGGTGATCATCAAAACCCTGATGGAGCTGCCGCTGAGCGAACTGTTTAATCCCCGTTATCTGCTGGCTTACCTGCTGACGTCCTTATCGGTGATGGTGGCTGGTTTCTATCTGTTGCGACGTGGCATGCAACAGGGCGGACTCGATAGCGCGCTGATGATGGCCGGTATGGTGGTACCCAATAGTGCATTTATCGGCTATCCGGTAATGTTACAGCTGATGGACTCGCCGCCGGTGAGTGGTTTTGCCATGGCATTGATCATCGAAAATCTGTGTGTGTTGCCTATCTGTTTTATTTTAATGGACTTTCATGCAACCAGTAGTCAAAGCGGTTTACGCTCACGGATAATGGGTGTTTTAAAGCGTACCAGTAAGAATCCGCTGCTGATTTCGATTGTGCTGGGTGTAGTGGGTAATATCCTGGCCGTACCGCTTCCGGATGTTATCAATCAGACGCTGACCTTGCTGGCACCGTCTGCGGTATCAGTGGCGCTGTTTGTGATTGGTGGTTCACTGGCAACGATCGCGATTAAAGAGACCCGCTGGTGGCCGCTGCTGACCACGGTATCGGTCAAGCTGGTGGTGCATCCTCTGGTGGCACTGCTGCTGATGTCCTGGCTGTTGCCGGGACAAACCGCACTGACCATGACTCTGGTGGTTATCACGGCAGTGCCAATGTTCAGCATTTATGCGGTGGTCGGCGAAGTGTATTCGCGGCGTGCTTTTTGCGCCACCGCGCAGCTGGTGGCGACTGCTGCATCTCTGGTGTCGATTCCGATGATGCTGAGCATTGCCAGTTGGTGGCTGGCGCGCGGATAAGGTGCCTTGGCAGAGGTATTGTGAAGCGAGGCGGCAAACTGTTACCATCCGGCTATTGATTATTTGTCGGGCGTGGACATGATTCCGCTGATTTATCACCCCATCTATTCGCAACTGCCGCTGCCCGAAGGGCATCGTTATCCGATCAATAAGTATTGTTTGTTGTATGAGGCGCTGCAGCAACAAGCACCTGACTGGTTAGCTGCGTTTGAGTTCTTTGCTCCTCAGGCGCTGACTCTGAAGGATATCTGTCAGGTTCATAACGCCGAGTATGTCCGGGCGCTGGCTGACGGCCTGCTGCCGGCGGCAAAAATGCGTCGTATCGGTTTTCCCTGGA from Vibrio ostreae encodes the following:
- a CDS encoding tripartite tricarboxylate transporter permease; the encoded protein is MLESINYFLMSWTSMNLFLLTALGTFLGIYIGAIPGLSVTMAVSILISFTFPWDLNNALCLMVGVYMGGVYGGSRTAILLNIPGSPSAIATAIDGYPLAEKGEAGRAIGLTTIMSVVGGFVGILVLSFAAPVVSTFAIQFQPRDYLMIGMLGIMLISSLSEGSFAKGMFTGAIGILIGTVGLDPLTAEERFTFGVVELWDGINPIAVMIGMFGLSEVLSQLHNIDKAVIKQKLTKIIPGWMDVRRYLPLSIKSSLMGVVVGALPGTGGDIASLMAYDYAKRSTKNPEVPFGQGAKEGLVAPEAANNAAVGGAYIPMLTLGIPGDAVTAVFIGALFIHGLNPGPLLLAENPSIFWFTVGSLTLANLCVLVFGLTGIKVFSKMVSCPKGILMPLIVVLSVVGAYAINNSITDVWWMMAFGVLGYFMRQYNYPIAPVILGVILSDLMDQNWRRAMLSEQDNILSFIQGIFTSPISTVLAVVIALIYLSQTPVWKKIKHNCAQRKTFAKQ
- a CDS encoding tripartite tricarboxylate transporter TctB family protein: MEVKSRKPGELVFSVLMVLLSAGLLYQAFFISDSHALSSPGAFPMSAAAIMLVFSLITVKDTLKKAPVKSALRAFLQQIVPTNVVIMLVLIGLFAFCLESIGFVITTFVFLTVTLLLLHQRNLVKAVTIALLALVVIYIIFRLVFLVILPEGVIPEGDVLSYLSSLFSGGA
- a CDS encoding protocatechuate 4,5-dioxygenase subunit alpha, with the protein product MAYAKNEVPILGTTFFDGNMARKGYGLNKMCFSLNDSSARDAFFADEMAYCDRFNLSEEQKQAVRDRDVLRMIELGGNIYYLAKFAGALGMNMQDIGALQTGMSLEAFKQKLVDAGR
- a CDS encoding tripartite tricarboxylate transporter substrate binding protein; translation: MKQTYLKRLAVGMMMMSSSLAMAADYPSKNIQGIIQWGAGGATDSIMRSVTPGAEKQLGTDIILTNRSGGAGAIATKYVNARGADGYTLLMGAEPTQMAKVMGLGKLDYSDMVPISVLAQGISIIVARNDAPYDNLHEFIEYAKAHPKEIKLGSTGPGGLPSVLLAILKSAEPFEVTEIPYNGDGPGMTAILGNAIDVMPTAYGPAKEYLRAGQMKVIGLMDKEPNAHFPDVKPVTDYYPQLASQLPYNSFFGIFVKKGTPDDVVSKLSAAFNHSASSDEFKNLMEQRGFNYLGLSGKEAGDYVERFRSVASWIAYDSGIAKFSPEKFNIKKVSQ
- a CDS encoding AEC family transporter, producing the protein MLSVVFPIFLIIFLGYLCVRRGLISAGAVAEMGRYVMYLALPAVIIKTLMELPLSELFNPRYLLAYLLTSLSVMVAGFYLLRRGMQQGGLDSALMMAGMVVPNSAFIGYPVMLQLMDSPPVSGFAMALIIENLCVLPICFILMDFHATSSQSGLRSRIMGVLKRTSKNPLLISIVLGVVGNILAVPLPDVINQTLTLLAPSAVSVALFVIGGSLATIAIKETRWWPLLTTVSVKLVVHPLVALLLMSWLLPGQTALTMTLVVITAVPMFSIYAVVGEVYSRRAFCATAQLVATAASLVSIPMMLSIASWWLARG
- a CDS encoding amidohydrolase family protein; protein product: MDKDYLPFHPDPSKPTYVAPAGAVDAHCHVFGPAEQFPYSPKRKYTPCDASKHQLFALRDHLGFARNVIVQASCHGTDNAALLDALQTAGDLARGVAVVSPDISEQELQQMHDLGVRGVRFNFVKRLVDATPKEVFLNIAHKIRPLGWHIVVYFEAQDFDDIAPFLLELDTQIVIDHMGRPDVALGVDHPDFQKFAQLLADNPQIWTKVSCPERLTQTAPDYSDVVPFAKHLVERFPNQVLWGTDWPHPNMKSHVPDDGHLVDVIPLIAPTAELQQTLLVDNPMKLYWQ
- a CDS encoding shikimate dehydrogenase family protein encodes the protein MKLGLIGQHIQKSKSPQLHELLGKKLDIATSYDLFDCKLDNEQALYELLKDLKQRGYRGVNVTHPYKVWAWNIVANTFNTSAGLGALNTLIIDGEELSGTNTDCSGFVRAYQKECSDLKPGKVLMKGAGGVGRAIAFGLGMLEVEHLYIFDENTVSLQALVSDLQQAGVACSALTADAVTECALNCDGLVNATPVGHYTTPGASFSAEQVQGQRWVFDAVYTPVATEFICLARAANMSVISGFELFIHQGVDAYQWFSQRAVDSQLLSGEISVE
- a CDS encoding bifunctional sugar phosphate isomerase/epimerase/4-hydroxyphenylpyruvate dioxygenase family protein: MKTGIATVSISGSLVDKLHAAANAGFDGVEIFENDLTQSDLSPRQVRQLAESLGLEIIALQPFRNFEAMPEAIRKQNFYQARKKFELMHELGTSRLMVCSNVSPHVIDDPARAAADLHQLAELAAQENFQIGYEALAWGRYVHDYDQAWDIVKQADHGNLGIVLDTFHMYARNNTLDTMRNEITADKIALVQLADAPSLQMDVLNFSRHFRCFPGQGDMPIIEFMQCLKEKGYRDYISHEIFNDEFRASLASEKATDGMRSLIWLGEQLKEPEVPEPTIDSLAFIEFAIEGEDGQKLVNLLQQLGFAITHRHRSKKVDLMRQGKINLVLNYEPQSQAHHYFLSHGVSVCALGFGTSSVAQMIKRTKHYDCARFNNQAGPGELNIPAIKGVGDQLIYFVDSQSVPEFYDIDFVPVSDPNHAHAGAGLREFDHVGQTVLDTDMLSATFFFKALFGFDIEPSQDMTDINGLVTSRVAKSPAGNIRMPFNTSSARNSSAQRFVNQAQGAGVQQIAFNCDDIFATVQQVSRDCILPIPANYYRDLEARFQLDTELLALMQEYHILYDQNEEGHFFHFYTTEHFGVFFEVVQRVNYQGYGEPNAHIRLAAQARQQRIGN
- a CDS encoding 4-oxalomesaconate tautomerase, coding for MSEQPFSAPCMWMRGGTSKGGYFLASDLPADPTERDAFLLEVMGSPDVKQVDGMGGASPLTSKVAVVKPSERLGVDVDYLFLQVFVDQPLVADKQNCGNILAGVGPFAIEHGLVDADELVTEVTVFMENTGQIAICRVPTPQGQVTYRGVSCIDGVPGTASAIEIEFQDTAGSSSGALLPTGNEVDEINGLHVTLIDNGMPVVVIAADELGLSGSESPQDLENNQELRLQLEQLRLKAGPMMNLGDVTELSVPKLSIVSAPQQGTINTRTFIPHRCHDAIGVLGAVSVATACLLPHSPASQVARLEKAQRMTLSVEHPTGELSVVVSLDQQDNVKSAAILRTARKLFDGVVFGR
- a CDS encoding class III extradiol dioxygenase family protein; protein product: MAQILGGITTSHIPAIGKAIDQGLEQTPYWKPFFDAYPPVREWLSEKQPDVAIIFYNDHGLEFFIDRKPTFAIGVAEEYHNADEGWGIKPIPTIQGESELAWHICNELVDNEFDITICQEMKVDHGLTIPMQLMWPGFKYDHIKVIPVCINIEQHPMPSPKRCYDLGKAIGDAVRSFDQDLKVVVLGTGGLSHQLDGERAGFINKEFDLYCMDKIVSEPQALTKLSVRDLVEQAGSQGPELSMWLGMRGVLNPQLTVLHSNYHVPISNTGAGLLLLE